From one Stigmatopora nigra isolate UIUO_SnigA chromosome 8, RoL_Snig_1.1, whole genome shotgun sequence genomic stretch:
- the tmprss13a gene encoding transmembrane protease serine 13a, which translates to MAQPPPFFTNDFPPPYYTVAVHAQPPLKSYEEVVYGVAPEQLPANQPQYVPRFSTPVASPQVTQSSSLPSSKNKKCCNGNRQCIGGSVAAVILLALLAIAIWLGVQYGTRLLSQGINNSQQNSLSNVDPSLNLISDICPNTTIECDGIRDCEFGSDEMDCVRFSSRNALEVNTNKDGRFLPICFTGWNQSLADNTCAQLGFRKAYSYSKLASEGSLGLVVTDSLPDSIQAQVEVNSSCLDEGGVSLQCVDCGKQQSTSRIIGGSVAQKGQWPWQTSIHFGISHVCGGVLIAPDFVLTAAHCFPDDYPQLRMPEYWRVYGGTVSQDDLPAPFLVEKIILHENYSNRTNDYDIALLKLTAPVSFDADVHPACLPVHGQKFPHGTTCWTSGFGTTIAGSEEGSRELMEITVDIIGTEVCASPPVYGNSVTDNMICAGFLEGGKDSCQGDSGGPLVCEIDKVWYLAGITSWGQGCGHRNRPGVYSRVSALLPWIYTHMQHATS; encoded by the exons aaCGACTTCCCTCCGCCCTACTATACGGTGGCCGTGCACGCACAGCCCCCCCTCAAGTCCTACGAAGAGGTGGTGTATGGCGTGGCGCCGGAGCAGCTCCCCGCCAACCAGCCGCAATACGTCCCTCGCTTTTCCACACCCGTGGCCTCTCCTCAAGTAACACAGTCCAGCTCGC TTCCCAGCAGCAAGAACAAAAAATGCTGTAATGGAAACCGCCAATGCATCGGAGGATCGGTCGCCGCCGTCATCCTGTTGGCCCTGCTGGCGATTGCCATCTGGCTCGGAG TGCAATATGGTACCCGTTTGCTATCACAAGGCATTAATAACTCTCAGCAAAATTCTCTGAGCAACGTTGATCCCTCACTTAACTTGATAAGTGACATCTGTCCCAATACTACCATTGAGTGCGATGGCATCAGGGACTGCGAGTTCGGATCCGATGAAATGGACTGTG TGAGGTTTTCCAGTCGAAATGCCCTGGAAGTCAACACCAACAAAGATGGCCGCTTTCTTCCCATCTGCTTCACTGGGTGGAACCAAAGCCTCGCTGATAATACTTGTGCCCAACTTGGGTTTAGAAA AGCTTATTCTTACTCGAAGCTCGCGTCTGAGGGCTCCCTTGGACTGGTGGTGACTGACAGCTTGCCCGATTCCATCCAGGCTCAGGTTGAAGTCAA TTCTTCCTGTCTGGATGAAGGCGGAGTCTCCCTGCAGTGCGTTG ATTGCGGAAAGCAGCAATCCACATCCCGCATCATAGGGGGAAGTGTTGCGCAAAAAGGTCAATGGCCATGGCAGACATCAATCCACTTTGGAATCTCCCACGTTTGTGGAGGGGTCCTCATTGCTCCTGATTTCGTGCTGACCGCCGCTCACTGCTTCCCAGA CGACTACCCCCAACTGCGAATGCCAGAGTACTGGCGAGTGTATGGCGGCACAGTTTCTCAAGATGATCTCCCTGCAccctttttggtagaaaaaatcATCCTTCATGAAAACTACAGTAATCGAACCAACGATTATGACATCGCTCTGCTCAAACTAACAGCTCCTGTCAGTTTTGATG CGGATGTTCACCCGGCGTGCTTGCCAGTTCACGGACAAAAATTCCCACATGGTACTACTTGTTGGACTTCAGGTTTTGGTACTACAATAGCCGGATCGG AGGAGGGCTCCAGGGAACTGATGGAGATCACCGTCGACATCATCGGAACGGAAGTGTGCGCTAGCCCGCCGGTGTACGGAAATTCGGTAACTGACAATATGATCTGTGCTGGATTCTTGGAGGGAGGCAAAGATTCTTGTCAG GGCGACAGCGGTGGACCGCTTGTGTGTGAGATTGACAAAGTGTGGTATTTGGCGGGTATCACCAGCTGGGGGCAAGGATGTGGTCATAGGAACAGGCCGGGTGTTTATAGCAGAGTTAGCGCACTTCTACCTTGGATTTACACCCATATGCAG CATGCAACATCCTAA
- the fxyd6 gene encoding FXYD domain-containing ion transport regulator 6, translated as METISVFLSSLLVLVAAVADVDVQDEPEKEENPFVYDYESLRICGLALAVVLFTLGILLILSRRCRCSINQKARPPGDEEAQEENLIVSKAAAAAKETPAEN; from the exons ATGGAAACTATTTCTGTCTTCCTATCCTCGCTCCTGGTGTTGGTGGCTG CTGTAGCAGACGTGGACGTTCAGG ATGAACCTGAGAAAGAGGAAAACCCTTTTGTCTATG ATTACGAGAGCCTGAGGATCTGCGGACTGGCTTTAGCTGTGGTGCTCTTCACTTTAGGAATTCTACTCATCCTCA GTCGACGATGCCGCTGCAGCATTAACCAGAAAGCCAG GCCCCCCGGAGACGAAGAGGCGCAGGAGGAAAACCTTATCGTCTCAAAGG CCGCAGCCGCCGCCAAAGAGACACCAGCTGAAAATTGA